The following nucleotide sequence is from bacterium.
TTCATAGCTGACCCCACTATCCTTCCCTAATCTATTCCCCTGAGAAAAATCTTTAGCGTAGTCGTACTAATCGATAAAAAATTCTTCCGGATGCAGTTCGATGTAGCGTTTGAAAAAAGGATAAAGTTGTTCCTCCCCATATAATTGTTCGTTTAGTGGCTCAAAATAAGCTTCTAATTGATCCTCTGGAATATCCAAAAATTTTTGACGAATATTTCTGTCCAGGGGAACTTTCCCATCTGGGAAAAATTTGAATGCCTGACTCAAAATTTCTGCATGCAAAGTCATTCCTAAAAGTCTGAAACCTTTAAGCACTTCTTCAGAATAAATTCCGCTG
It contains:
- a CDS encoding DUF4375 domain-containing protein, with translation MKGFDYRISKSTVKGMNDEELFWKVIEPIWPNSSVIDELKHISYGSPGQRAIYTTTLFMREVDNGGLQQFFWNSSGIYSEEVLKGFRLLGMTLHAEILSQAFKFFPDGKVPLDRNIRQKFLDIPEDQLEAYFEPLNEQLYGEEQLYPFFKRYIELHPEEFFID